A part of Antechinus flavipes isolate AdamAnt ecotype Samford, QLD, Australia chromosome 6, AdamAnt_v2, whole genome shotgun sequence genomic DNA contains:
- the LOC127540405 gene encoding C-type lectin domain family 4 member K-like encodes MDFDATDSHADDQQFWPQGFFSKTRIRLSPWMHLILHGVLILLSLILIISIGIVTAQCSQAKKSMNLEIRMLKDSLEKINATNNVLKQKYGNFMKKLSKNWKTYNGSLYYFSCDSKSWEEAEKICVSQDSHLATVTSVGEQEFLYKTLKGERHWIGLNDKHIEDTWTWVDGTVYDAEKSKGFWMPGQPTNYQGKEDCVEMKMEALTSWNDENCELKYKFICESPLGFSLDF; translated from the exons ATGGATTTTGATGCTACTGATTCCCATGCAGACGACCAGCAATTCTGGCCCCAAG GCTTCTTCTCCAAGACAAGGATACGATTAAGCCCTTGGATGCACCTAATACTCCATGGAGTCTTGATCCTCCTGTCCTTGATCCTGATTATATCCATTGGAATTGTGACCGCTCAGT GTTCTCAAGCAAAAAAGAGTATGAACCTGGAAATCAGGATGCTGAAGGACTCTTTGGAGAAGATTAATGCCACTAACAATGTCCTGAAACAGAAGTATG GGAATTTCATGAAGAAATTGTCCAAGAATTGGAAAACTTACAATGGAAGTCTCTACTACTTCTCCTGTGATAGCAAGTCCTGGGAGGAGGCTGAGAAAATCTGTGTATCCCAGGATTCCCACCTGGCAACAGTGACTTCTGTAGGAGAACAG GAATTTCTTTACAAAACATTGAAGGGAGAGAGACATTGGATTGGGCTGAATGACAAACACATAGAAGACACCTGGACCTGGGTAGATGGGACCGTTTATGATGCAGAGAAGAGCAAAGG GTTCTGGATGCCAGGACAACCTACCAACTACCAGGGGAAAGAGGACTGCGTAGAGATGAAAATGGAAGCACTCACTTCCTGGAATGATGAAAACTGtgaattaaaatacaaatttatctGTGAGAGTCCTCTGGGGTTCTCCCTGGACTTCTGA